The nucleotide sequence GCGCCCCGCGCTTTCACAAAATCCTCGAAGGCCAGAAATTCAAGACCGCCGACGACGCCGATCAAGCGGCCGCGCAGCAGCTCGAACGCTTGATCGACATCGACGCAGAAGGCCTGTTGGCCTGGACCGCGACTCCCTTCGCTGCTAAGGGCGATGCATCTTGAACAGGGCTTCAGGCCCGAGCTGGAAGTAATCCGCTGGGCCGCCGCCGCGCAGAATCGGTTCGGCGGCAGCAGTGTCGTAGATGCCGTCCTTGAGCAGCCATTTGGCGATGTGCACCGCGACCACTTCGCCGAGCACCAGCCAGCTGGGCACCAACGCCTGGTCGGCGCGCTGCAGTTGAATGATCTGCGTGACCTTGCATTCGAATGACACCGGGCTTTCGCCCACGCGAGGCACGGCGATCACGTTGGAAGCCACCGGCGTCAGCCCGGACAATTCAAACTCATCGACCTCAGGCGAAACGGCGGCGCAGCTCTGGTTCATCTGCTCGGCCAGCGGGCGCGTGGCCAGGTTCCAGACAAACTCGCCGGTCTGTTCGATGTTATTCAGGCTGTCTTTACGTCCGACACTGGAAAAACCAATGATTGGCGGAATGTAGTTAAACGCATTGAAGAAGCTGTAAGGCGCCAGGTTCAGGCGACCCTCGCGGTCCTGGGAGGAAATCCAGCCAATCGGCCGTGGCCCGACGATCGCATTGAACGGATCGTGAGGCAGGCCGTGGCCTTTGGCAGGTTCGTAGAAGTGGATCTCGTCGGACATGACCGGGGTTCCTGATGCGCGCTAAAAAGAAGGCGTCATAGTGCAAGCCGTGGCGCCGGATTTCCACCCATGCCTGCGTTCAGGAGCCTGAGATTGATCCATCGATCACATCCTTGCGCGTGGCTGAGGGTTGCCCCGCAGCGTTGCGTGCATAGCTGCAAACAGTGACGGGTAACTGGGATGCCTGAACGGTAACGACACCGGTGATGGGGGCGTAGCGGGCGTCGCTGCTGTCGGCGCAGGACGCGGCGGGCGACGGTATGACATAGGCGTAATAGTGGATAAAACCTGTGTGTTGGTCTTCCCAGGCTAACTGGTAATTCAGGCTGATTTGCGGTCTCGGCGTTGCCGGCATCAAGAATACAGCGTGGGTAAACGTATTGTGCAGCAAGGCCGGGGTCAGGGATTGGTTGCGTGTGGTCACTCCGATGATGCACAGCACATGAGCGCCCAGAGCTGGGCCGATCGCCTGATTGATATAGGCATCGGTCGATGTTGTCGCGCTGTTGTAGTCAGACGGGACGCTACAGTCCTTGACGTTGCGCACTGTTTTGAAACGATAAAAGGGGGCCTCGATGGAAAACCTGAGATTCCAGGTAGGCAAGCTATGTTGCCCGGGCGCACCTTGTTGTATGTGCACAAAGGGTGGCAGGCTCCAGGGCTCTTCCAGGGTTATCTCGACGGGTTTGAGTTGACAACTCTCGGTGTTATTTAGGAACAGTCCGTCGACAAAACAGTGCCGCAAGGTGTGCGCCGGATAGCTGTAGTTGAACCTGGCAGCTTCACACGCGGAGGTGTTTTTGCAGTTGTTAAGGATCTCCTTTTTGATGACGGAGGCG is from Pseudomonas mucidolens and encodes:
- a CDS encoding trypsin-like serine peptidase codes for the protein MLLRYVTLILLLALLCIAGQIRARDLAEGLTDQSPSVALQNHNQRYALWTGIGRLKNSIGQTCNAVLLDTRNRQDRAVGPAYVLTSGHCVLFSYGIAHIGQAIDASITFNYFYDAPEQQRTLRINTAHWSSMAGTDLAILELDISLAGLIAEGIMPLKLAEHYPYSGAREVINVGSPSGFRQKGLRMSACKESTTDSFVEHPGVFPNAMKNRCNDLQFGSSGSPMLDRHTNEITGIVSKVASVIKKEILNNCKNTSACEAARFNYSYPAHTLRHCFVDGLFLNNTESCQLKPVEITLEEPWSLPPFVHIQQGAPGQHSLPTWNLRFSIEAPFYRFKTVRNVKDCSVPSDYNSATTSTDAYINQAIGPALGAHVLCIIGVTTRNQSLTPALLHNTFTHAVFLMPATPRPQISLNYQLAWEDQHTGFIHYYAYVIPSPAASCADSSDARYAPITGVVTVQASQLPVTVCSYARNAAGQPSATRKDVIDGSISGS
- a CDS encoding flavin reductase family protein; translated protein: MSDEIHFYEPAKGHGLPHDPFNAIVGPRPIGWISSQDREGRLNLAPYSFFNAFNYIPPIIGFSSVGRKDSLNNIEQTGEFVWNLATRPLAEQMNQSCAAVSPEVDEFELSGLTPVASNVIAVPRVGESPVSFECKVTQIIQLQRADQALVPSWLVLGEVVAVHIAKWLLKDGIYDTAAAEPILRGGGPADYFQLGPEALFKMHRP